The Dunckerocampus dactyliophorus isolate RoL2022-P2 chromosome 13, RoL_Ddac_1.1, whole genome shotgun sequence genome window below encodes:
- the LOC129192885 gene encoding phospholipid phosphatase 2-like isoform X3, with amino-acid sequence MTEQGKKMLLVVVDILSTFIAALPSAILTLRFSPYQRGIYCDDESISYPYRRDTISHGAMAAVTITSSIVIITTGEAYLVHTKRLHSNSQFNQYLSALYKVVGTFLFGAAISQSLTDLAKFTIGRPRPNFLAVCAPVSCSGYVLQINCTGNLRNVTESRLSFYSGHSSFGMYCMLFLSLYVQARMQGKWTRLVRPTIQFFLVAFSLFVGYTRVSDYKHHWSDVLVGLLQGALIAVLTVKYVSDFFKQRPPPCTRTDPAESEHLERKPSPQPPDSQRGNHYNYSAPV; translated from the exons CGGCTCTGCCCTCGGCCATCTTGACGCTGAGGTTCAGTCCGTACCAGAGAGGAATCTACTGCGATGACGAGAGCATCAGCTACCCATACAGGAGGGACACCATCTCCCATGGAGCAATGGCCGCCGTCACCATCACCAGCTCCATAGTCATC ATCACCACTGGAGAGGCCTACCTGGTACACACCAAGCGTCTGCACTCCAACTCCCAGTTCAACCAGTACCTGTCGGCCCTCTACAAAGTGGTGGGCACCTTCCTGTTCGGGGCCGCCATCAGCCAGTCGCTTACCGACCTGGCCAAGTTCACAATCGGGCGACCGCGGCCTAACTTCTTAGCCGTGTGCGCCCCCGTCAGCTGCAGCGGATACGTGCTGCAAATCAACTGTACCGGCAACCTGCGCAACGTCACCGAGTCCAG GTTGTCCTTCTACTCGGGCCACTCGTCCTTCGGGATGTACTGCATGCTCTTTCTATCG ctgtaCGTGCAGGCCCGCATGCAAGGCAAATGGACGCGGCTTGTTCGACCCACCATCCAGTTCTTCCTGGTGGCCTTTTCCCTCTTCGTGGGCTACACACGCGTCTCCGACTACAAGCACCACTGGAGTGACGTGCTGGTGGGGCTCCTGCAGGGGGCGCTCATAGCTGTGCTCACT GTCAAATACGTGTCCGACTTCTTCAAGCAGCGCCCGCCACCTTGCACGCGGACAGATCCGGCCGAGAGCGAACACCTGGAGCGTAAACCCAGCCCGCAGCCGCCCGACTCTCAACGCGGAAACCACTACAACTACTCAGCGCCTGTATGA
- the LOC129192885 gene encoding phospholipid phosphatase 2-like isoform X2, translated as MTVRGNMTEQGKKMLLVVVDILSTFIAALPSAILTLRFSPYQRGIYCDDESISYPYRRDTISHGAMAAVTITSSIVIITTGEAYLVHTKRLHSNSQFNQYLSALYKVVGTFLFGAAISQSLTDLAKFTIGRPRPNFLAVCAPVSCSGYVLQINCTGNLRNVTESRLSFYSGHSSFGMYCMLFLSLYVQARMQGKWTRLVRPTIQFFLVAFSLFVGYTRVSDYKHHWSDVLVGLLQGALIAVLTVKYVSDFFKQRPPPCTRTDPAESEHLERKPSPQPPDSQRGNHYNYSAPV; from the exons CGGCTCTGCCCTCGGCCATCTTGACGCTGAGGTTCAGTCCGTACCAGAGAGGAATCTACTGCGATGACGAGAGCATCAGCTACCCATACAGGAGGGACACCATCTCCCATGGAGCAATGGCCGCCGTCACCATCACCAGCTCCATAGTCATC ATCACCACTGGAGAGGCCTACCTGGTACACACCAAGCGTCTGCACTCCAACTCCCAGTTCAACCAGTACCTGTCGGCCCTCTACAAAGTGGTGGGCACCTTCCTGTTCGGGGCCGCCATCAGCCAGTCGCTTACCGACCTGGCCAAGTTCACAATCGGGCGACCGCGGCCTAACTTCTTAGCCGTGTGCGCCCCCGTCAGCTGCAGCGGATACGTGCTGCAAATCAACTGTACCGGCAACCTGCGCAACGTCACCGAGTCCAG GTTGTCCTTCTACTCGGGCCACTCGTCCTTCGGGATGTACTGCATGCTCTTTCTATCG ctgtaCGTGCAGGCCCGCATGCAAGGCAAATGGACGCGGCTTGTTCGACCCACCATCCAGTTCTTCCTGGTGGCCTTTTCCCTCTTCGTGGGCTACACACGCGTCTCCGACTACAAGCACCACTGGAGTGACGTGCTGGTGGGGCTCCTGCAGGGGGCGCTCATAGCTGTGCTCACT GTCAAATACGTGTCCGACTTCTTCAAGCAGCGCCCGCCACCTTGCACGCGGACAGATCCGGCCGAGAGCGAACACCTGGAGCGTAAACCCAGCCCGCAGCCGCCCGACTCTCAACGCGGAAACCACTACAACTACTCAGCGCCTGTATGA